GGCATAAGGgactcccagagtatgcccactggataaggaaagtggcctagtggtgtgcgaactagctggtgagtccatactcgcagtataggctgtgtgtagagtatatggtacacgtccacaattacccgttaggacagcaccgtaggaaaaacaaaacgaaacgaaacgaaacgaaacgaaagataggtcccatcatttcattgcatgtgattgttgcatttaaccccaatagtgggatcacttacggagtatttctttaaatactcaagccatgtgctactacatttttcaggttaaggcaaggcattcctgtacggctgacgacggcatcgcaactcgagaccatgaaacatgcatagggtagtggtatttattttcttagtcttaggctagaataggatgtttttaacttaaactcttattcattttatttagtcttttgttgtgtcgtttaaagatgttttcgaaacacgtaagtccatgactgtgttttacgattaaggttatgttttatgggatttaaatgaagtttttcgcattcaatgtttatggtatgtatacaatagcgaccttaaattaagtagaaaatttcaggTCGTTACACTAAGCTTCCACTTCTAtttcttggggttagacatattctcaccagagccaaggcagGATCGTCGCCCCTCTTCTTGGGttgacatattctcaccagagccaaggcagcattGTCGATAAGCGacgatccctcttcatgggttaaaCATATTCTCGTCGGAGCCAAGGCACCATCGCcgctaagcgacaatccctctgcagttttcgatggccaagaaagtgtttctctatgcctcctctgaaccaggttattgacatcttcacgaaaagtgtttctcaacctctttttgaatttttaagatccaagcttcacgttcattcaaatccgacgctcagcttgcggtggagtgctaaggatatttagtaataaattagaGTTTACCAtgtatatcatatttgttattttattacaaagtaaatatctagatatttgccttattaacGTAGTATCTTTCCAttaattgttatttccatttattactatttccatatacctgtaatttatttgactataaataagataacaaTCACACCATTTAGCTGTagtggattaagcaaacattctcaacaAATTTATAGATGTTTGATGTTGGACTCATAGGGATGTATGCTTGAAAAAGATTTATTTCATTCTTGCATGACTATTTCTTTATAGATAGCCAAACACGATTTTTTGTAACCATAGCATGTTACAAAACACGAGGGGGAGTTTCAACACTTCCTTTCGATAAGCTTAAAAGACTCGACGATCTTGATTCTTTTACTGAGAAACTGCTTTACATACACAAAAGCCTCATAGTGGTGCACACGACTCAGACAGTCTTTTGCCTTTAAATGAATACGGAACTTTATGTTGTCCTGACCCATCTCCATATACCAACCATCGTAAACGCCATCGTATTTGAGGCTATCTCCAGATTTAACATTGAAGTCATCCAATGCAAACTTTGATACCTCTTGCACGAATGAAAACTGAAGATTAATGATTTTAATCCACTTCTCGACCTTGGGTGGATCCACAGGCCCAACGCAGTGTCCAGGTGACAATATGACGATGATAGATTCCAGCTTGAAAATTCGTTTCTCTTCgacaataataatttcataattgagACAACGTCCCAGAAAGTCTACCGCCTTCATATGCAAACGGAACTTTAGGCTGATTGGGCACAACTCAAAATACCAACCTTCATAAATGCTATCGAATTTCAAACAATctccaaatataattttgagcTGCTCCACTATAAACTTTATGACCACTTGAAAGCCAGGCTCCTTAAGATTAGGTATTTGAATCCACTTGCCTACACCCGGTTGACCGCAAAACTTGAAAGATTCGAGAATCTTGATTCTCTTGGACCAAAAGTGCTCAACAAGCACAACGGCCTCATAGCTGCGTATACGTCCCAACCAGTCTTTCGCCTTAAGATGAAGACGAAACTTTATGTTGTCTTTACCCAAGTCCATAAACCAGCCGTCGTAGACTTCAACGTATTTTAGGCCTTCtccacttttattattatgttcaTCCACGGCAAACTTTGCCAACTCTTGCACTAACGGCACCTGAACATTAGGAATTTTTATCCACTTCTTCTCTTGAGGTTCAGGAGCTACTATGAGAACGATAGAGTCCAGCTTCCATATTCTTAGATGGTCACGTCTCTCTTCGATAATAACAACCTCAAATTTGAGAGAACGACCCAAAAAGTCTATCACCTTAACATGGAAACGGTACTTTAGGCTGTTTGGGCACAACTCAAAATACCAACCTTCATAAATGatctcaaatttcaaactatctccaaatttaattttgatatgttccaaaataaactttataacCACTTGCAAGCCAAGCTCCTTAACATCAGGTATTTGATTCCATCCGGGCACAACCTTTACTTGATCCAAAAGCTTAAAAGATTCGAAAATCTTGATTTTCTTCGACAAAAAATGCTTAACAAGAACAATAGCCTCGTAGTTGCGCAAACGTCCCAAGCAGTCTTTCGCCTTAACATGAAGGCGAAACTTTATGTTGTCTTGACCCATCTCTGCATACCAACCGTCGTAGATTTCAACGTATTTCAAGCCTTCTCCACTTTTATTGTACCAATCTATTGCAAACTTTGATACTTCTTGCACAAATGGGACTCGAAGATCAGGAATTTTAATCCACTTCTCCACTTTGGGTGGATCCACCGGCCCAACATAGTGTCCACAATTCACCAAATAGAAGAAAGATATCAACTTTCTGATTCTTTCAAGCTTAGGTTTCTCTTCGAACACAAGTGCCTCGTACAAGAGAGAGCGTTGAAGAAAGTCTATCGCCCTAATATGAAGACGGTACTTTAGGTTGTTTTGACCCAGTTCACAAAACCAACCTTCGTGAATGCTTTCGTATTTAAGACTGTGTCCATGTTGAACGTTGAACTGTTCCACCGCAAGCTTTGCGACCTCTTGCACGCAGTGGCTACTAACATCGGGGATTTGAATCCACTTCTCCACACCGGGTACTTGGCCGCAAACCTTGACTGCAACACTCATGGCGTAGTGTGATATATAGTATAAGGAAACTTTGTGTTTCTTTGCtgtggttttgtttggtttgtagCTGTGGGTATTTATACAACTCATTTAATATGGAATCCAAGTTTAAAAGGATGAGATTGATGCTTTTAAGAACATCCACACTTATcccattaatattctttttatttacattaatattcTTCTTTTCGAATATGGTTCTTTGACTTAACATTGTTTTTACCCCTTGAAAAGGTTCACACCCacttctttttaaattaaatccaTAATTTCTTTGATATACTTCAATTTAACTATAAATTCCCCAATTTAAGAGACCAAGTTTATCCTCTTTTAATTGATatacttaaattttagttGAATAAGAATAGGGTTCTTTgcccttttaaaaaatgtaatttctcTTTATTCGTTTACCCAAAAAAccatgtatatttttttaaaaaaatttgtgtgtTTGATCTAATTTGAAtgttgtttaaatttatatacaCAAATCTGTGTTACATCAACCCCATATCTCTAAGTAGATGAATGATCAATACTTGAAATAAGTGAAAAAAACTTCACAACCTCTCAATTTGATAGCAAAGACTGTAGAATTGGTTCGTAACTCACGTAACTAAATAGACTCCATAGTGTACTACCTCCTTCATGCCATCATCGTCAATCGGTGCTCAAGTTCTGTATACAAGAAAGGAAGAGTAAACCAAGTgagaatataaatatacacAGTAAATAGCTCGTACAACTTTAACTTTCTCAACTTACTTAGATTTCTTAGGTCTATCTTGATATAACAATAATACACGGttccccacttctctccactaacaTCTCATCCCTCTCCCCTTGTCTCTCCTCAAATCACCTAAAATCACAATTTTCGtgcaaaaagaaataaaaatgtaacgatccaaaattttctaggtcgctactgtatatataccataaacattgaatgctgAAGACTTcgtttaaattccataaaacataacctttatcttaaaacacaaccatagacttacgtgtttcgaaaatatctttaaatgaCACGAcgaaagactaaataaaatgaataagagtttaagttaaaaacatcctattctagcctaagactaagaaaataaataccactattctatgcatgtgtcatggtctcgagttacAATGCCGTcatcagccgtacaggaatgccttgccttaacctgaaaaaagtagtagcacatggcttgagtatttaaagaaatactcggtaagttaccccactattggggttaaatgcaacaatcacatacAATGAAATGATTGAACCTATCttttgtttcgtttcgtttcgtttttccTACGGTGCAGTCTTaacgggtaatcgtggacgtgtaccatatactctacacacagcccatacgtgcgagtatgggctcaccagctagttcgcacaccgctagGCCACTatccttatccggtgggcatactctgggagccccttattgtaatagcccaaaaataaatatgctaagcaaaaaaagaaacagaaaatcaataatcgtaagatttacttgagaaaaaaatgaggatGACCTTTACCCAGTTGAGATTCATAGTAGATTTACATGAAAATAGATCTGATCAACAacgtatatattaaatatttattttcttttatccttttttttttagaaatcacaactagatcttcattgaattattacaatgatctaggtttgagttagaaactaaatgtcaatcatttatacgatTCTAGTCAATCACgtcagattagtaatattagattaaatttttatcagtagccaaatgaatagattaaagatagaatggctaagaaaacttttgaataggAAACACCGAGATAAgtaaagatttggaaacagagaTCACTGTAAATTTGGAAGGGATGAcaacagaattaaaaggaaaccgataaaaaaaaataaagaagattagggaattaaaaaatacaaactaaatatagagggaAAAAGGTAAACACAAGAGGGTAAATAGAGAGAGTTTACAGAGAGTAGTAAAGCACAAAATAACTTGATAAAGCTGTATCTACTTTCTTATACAAGagtatgaaaaataagatttttaataaaaatataattatagatatataacatttcagaCTTTGAACaatggaccaatgtaaattagagaaagaatgttgtagagttcaaacttgaaactaatatcatgggctcacataggttgacttggatttcaaaggacggaatcgaactttcagtAAGGATATAtacgtgacaacgacttaagctatccaggtaagtgaccttactatcggcatggttatatttgatgttgacacgtgccctgtggttctgcacgtgtcatatatattgatatgtgtgaattatctgtggattgatatgcttcctatatgttatgttatgttataatatgtggattgtatgataataattatggtacgatgtgctttaggagatgtttgagataggatacgagaaggatgcacacaacgaaatgtaacgataggagtaagatacgttcatgaaacgttaaggttaggttacacaccggagtgctatggataggagagattgatgaaagaatacggttaggttatgggtagaaagggataggtttgtgatagattgatagaacgatagcgttagggtacgttcttgtgacgatatgactaaggtacgtcacgtaatgatatgtctgtgataggtataagaacgttaaggctatggtaagttagagaacgatatgactatgaagtgtttacgttatgacttggttatgatatgatacattgtatgctagattattgtgcttaagtacgaaatcatgtgaacgtgaatgtatgttatttatgctgcttagttgatgtgatatgaatgcatgtgacgatgtgtggcccttgtacgattatggcttgttgtatgagtattgaaatgtaactgaatgaattgtatgacatgaaatacggtaaattgcatgatacataaccccgctaggaatatgtatgatatgtaacgaaatgagaatgagaatgacatgtaagcatgaaaacgtgacacggggttatgttcattaaatgatgactgtaggactagtgggacctcatgcatattgtgtgatcatgcatttggggggatacccctatcccatcacgagggtacggacgcgtacatccaaatggcaggacaacgatcgttatgccctgcatagcgctgccgtgacggttttagttttaacgggtcccggtgggcccccagagcatgcccaccggctagggacagtggcccagcggtgtgcgaactagctggtgagcccatactcgcacgtatgggctgtgtgtagagtatatggtacacgtccacgattacctgttaggattacaccgtaggggaaacgaaacgaaacgaaacgaaacgaaacgaaatgaaagataggtcccatcatttcattgcatgtgattgttgcatttaaccccaatagtggggtcacttactgagtatttctttaaatactcaggccatgtgctactacatttttcaggttaaggcaaggcattcctgtatggctaacgacggcatcgcaactacagatcatggcacatgcataggatagtggtatttattttcttagacttaggatagaataggatgttttaaacttaaacgcttatttattttatttcaggtcttttgttgtgtcgttttaaagatgttttcaaaacacgtaagtccatggctgtgtttttaagttaaaggttatgttttatagaatttaaatgaagtcttccgcatctaatgtttatggtatgtatacagtagcgaccttaaattaagtagaaaatttcgggtcgttacacttaTGTCgtgacccgttaaaactagaatcGTCatggcagcgctatgcaaagcataacgatcgttgtcctgccattggatgtacgagTCCATACCCTcatgatgggataggggtatcccccgaGATGCATAAACACA
This sequence is a window from Cucurbita pepo subsp. pepo cultivar mu-cu-16 chromosome LG04, ASM280686v2, whole genome shotgun sequence. Protein-coding genes within it:
- the LOC111793346 gene encoding uncharacterized protein LOC111793346 → MSVAVKVCGQVPGVEKWIQIPDVSSHCVQEVAKLAVEQFNVQHGHSLKYESIHEGWFCELGQNNLKYRLHIRAIDFLQRSLLYEALVFEEKPKLERIRKLISFFYLVNCGHYVGPVDPPKVEKWIKIPDLRVPFVQEVSKFAIDWYNKSGEGLKYVEIYDGWYAEMGQDNIKFRLHVKAKDCLGRLRNYEAIVLVKHFLSKKIKIFESFKLLDQVKVVPGWNQIPDVKELGLQVVIKFILEHIKIKFGDSLKFEIIYEGWYFELCPNSLKYRFHVKVIDFLGRSLKFEVVIIEERRDHLRIWKLDSIVLIVAPEPQEKKWIKIPNVQVPLVQELAKFAVDEHNNKSGEGLKYVEVYDGWFMDLGKDNIKFRLHLKAKDWLGRIRSYEAVVLVEHFWSKRIKILESFKFCGQPGVGKWIQIPNLKEPGFQVVIKFIVEQLKIIFGDCLKFDSIYEGWYFELCPISLKFRLHMKAVDFLGRCLNYEIIIVEEKRIFKLESIIVILSPGHCVGPVDPPKVEKWIKIINLQFSFVQEVSKFALDDFNVKSGDSLKYDGVYDGWYMEMGQDNIKFRIHLKAKDCLSRVHHYEAFVYVKQFLSKRIKIVESFKLIERKC